From a region of the Vicia villosa cultivar HV-30 ecotype Madison, WI unplaced genomic scaffold, Vvil1.0 ctg.000045F_1_1_1, whole genome shotgun sequence genome:
- the LOC131622906 gene encoding transcription factor ORG2-like, protein MVAFYLPHFSYSNMGWNLEEIEPIESLNIVPKEKNFVSSLPQYHLFSSPKQQHIEIGTPSPSPTPKLMLKKLNHNASERNRRKKVNNLISSLRSLLPAEDQTKKMSIPVTISRVLKYIPELQKQVEGLTKKKEELLSRVSRQEYAVNKESQRKINPNYDSSFVVSTSRFNDNELAIHIASYEAYKIPLSEILLCLENNGLVLLNSSCSKTFGGRLFYNLHFQVEKTQSLECDVLIHKLLSIYEKQCNPSVGR, encoded by the exons ATGGTTGCATTCTATCTTCCTCACTTCTCTTACTCAAACATGGGATGGAACTTAGAGGAGATAGAGCCTATAGAGTCCTTAAATATTGTCCCTAAGGAGAAGAACTTTGTTTCCTCTTTACCGCAATATCATCTATTCTCTTCACCGAAGCAACAACATATTGAGATTGGAACGCCATCACCATCCCCGACCCCTAAGCTTATGTTGAAGAAGCTTAACCACAATGCCAGCGAACGTAATCGCCGTAAGAAGGTCAATAACTTGATTTCTTCACTTCGTTCACTTCTTCCAGCTGAAGATCAAACG AAAAAAATGAGCATTCCAGTAACAATTTCAAGAGTCTTAAAATACATACCAGAATTACAAAAGCAGGTGGAAGGATTAACTAAGAAAAAAGAAGAGCTTCTATCAAGAGTTTCTAGGCAAGAATATGCGGTGAACAAAGAATCACAAAGGaaaattaatcctaattatgATTCTTCTTTTGTTGTTTCAACAAGTAGGTTTAATGATAATGAGCTTGCTATTCATATTGCATCTTATGAGGCTTACAAGATTCCATTATCTGAGATCTTGTTGTGTTTGGAAAATAATGGACTTGTTCTACTAAATTCttcttgttctaaaacatttggAGGGAGACTCTTCTACAACTTGCATTTTCAG GTGGAGAAAACTCAAAGTTTAGAGTGTGATGTTCTAATTCACAAGCTTCTGTCAATATATGAGAAGCAATGCAATCCTAGTGTTGGAAggtaa